One genomic segment of Pseudomonas chlororaphis subsp. aurantiaca includes these proteins:
- a CDS encoding nitrate/nitrite transporter: MNSSFWKSGHTPTLFAAFLYFDLSFMVWYLLGPLAVQIAADLQLTTQQRGLMVATPILAGAVLRFAMGLLADRLSPKTAGLIGQVIVIGALFCAWKLGIHSYEQALLLGLFLGMAGASFAVALPLASQWYPPQHQGKAMGIAGAGNSGTVFAALFAPLLAGAFGWSNVFGFALIPLVLTLVLFAWLAKNAPERPKAKSMADYFKALGDRDSWWFMFFYSVTFGGFIGLASALPGYFNDQYGLSPVTAGYYTAACVFGGSLMRPLGGALADRFGGIRTLLVMYSVAAVCIAAVGFNLPSSYAALALFVCTMLGLGAGNGAVFQLVPQRFRREIGVMTGLIGMAGGIGGFALAAGMGAIKQSTGSYQLALWLFASLGILAWFGLHGVKRRWRTTWGSAAVTAARV; this comes from the coding sequence CGCTGGCCGTGCAGATCGCCGCCGACCTGCAACTGACCACCCAGCAGCGCGGGCTGATGGTGGCCACGCCGATCCTGGCTGGCGCTGTGCTGCGCTTCGCCATGGGCCTGCTGGCCGATCGCCTGTCCCCCAAGACCGCCGGACTGATCGGCCAGGTGATCGTCATCGGCGCGCTGTTCTGCGCCTGGAAGCTGGGCATCCACAGCTATGAACAGGCCCTGCTGCTGGGGCTGTTCCTGGGCATGGCCGGCGCCTCGTTCGCCGTGGCCCTGCCGCTGGCCTCGCAATGGTATCCACCGCAGCACCAGGGCAAGGCGATGGGCATCGCCGGGGCCGGCAACTCCGGCACGGTATTCGCGGCCCTGTTCGCGCCCTTGCTGGCCGGCGCCTTCGGCTGGAGCAACGTGTTCGGCTTCGCCCTGATCCCGCTGGTCCTGACCCTGGTGCTGTTCGCCTGGCTGGCCAAGAACGCCCCGGAACGGCCCAAGGCCAAATCCATGGCCGACTACTTCAAGGCCCTGGGCGACCGCGACAGCTGGTGGTTCATGTTCTTCTACAGCGTGACCTTCGGCGGCTTCATCGGCCTGGCCAGCGCCCTGCCCGGCTACTTCAACGACCAGTACGGCCTGAGCCCGGTCACCGCCGGCTACTACACCGCCGCCTGCGTGTTCGGTGGCAGCCTGATGCGGCCATTGGGTGGCGCGCTGGCCGATCGTTTCGGCGGCATTCGCACCCTGCTGGTGATGTACAGCGTCGCGGCGGTGTGCATCGCCGCGGTCGGTTTCAACCTGCCCAGTTCCTATGCGGCCCTGGCCCTGTTCGTGTGCACCATGCTCGGCCTGGGTGCCGGTAACGGCGCGGTGTTCCAACTGGTGCCCCAACGCTTCCGCCGCGAGATCGGGGTGATGACCGGGCTGATCGGCATGGCCGGCGGCATTGGCGGTTTCGCCCTGGCCGCGGGCATGGGCGCGATCAAGCAAAGCACCGGCAGCTATCAGCTGGCGCTATGGCTGTTCGCCAGCCTGGGCATACTGGCCTGGTTCGGCCTGCATGGGGTGAAACGCCGCTGGCGGACCACCTGGGGCTCCGCCGCCGTCACCGCGGCCCGGGTCTGA